The genomic region TCCAGGTACTCCTGTGAAAAACTTACCTTCGCGCCAAAGCGTGCGACGGCGACAAACTCCTTGAGTGTTACGGGGGCCGCGCCCAGGCGGACCTGCCGTATCCTCTTAGCCTCAGTGATTTTAGAGATATCCAAAGAAACCTCCATCCTGACTGCCTCCTTTTTTTGTGTGAACTGATAGAAATTATGTAGTACAATTACTGATGTGCGGCATTCCGCACGCTACGTATTGCACAAACATGTTATACTATTGTTGAAATTTTAGCAAGAGGCAAAGAGGTGTTTTTTTGGAACTCATTCGCAATGAAAGTATGCGCAAGCAGTTATATGCTTTTATAAAAGAGAAATTGAATTCCGGCGAGATCAGGCGGGGCGAGACGATAAACCAGAAGGAGATCCTGGAGACGCTGGGGATCAGCAAAACGCCCTTCCGCGACTGCATGATCCAGCTGGAGGCCGAGGGCATAGTCAGCATCATTCCCTGTAAAGGCGTCGTCGTAAGAGACAGGCCCTTTGAAGAGCTGATTGAATTGAACGAAATCGCGGGTTCGTTGGAATCGTCGGCTTTGGAGGCCGCCTTTTACAGTATAAGGGACAACGCCCTGGAAGGTATGACGTCGATAGTGAATGAGGTCTCGTCAAAGCTTGACAATGAAGATACGTCGATGTGTTATGCGAAAAATATCGATTTTCACCTGCTGATGATCAACGAATGCCCTAATCAGGCTCTTAAAGCCGCCATATTAAAGTACAGAGACCTGATTCTCGACTTTCCCGCCAAAGATTTGAATATAAATTTGAAATGGGAAAGGGTTTTCTGGCGTGAGCATAAACAGATGATCGATATCATAAAAGACGGAGATCCTAAGTCTCTCTTTGATTTCTCAAAATATATACATTGGGGCTGGGAGAACAAAGAGGAGTATTTCGACGAGCTCTATCTGGTAAAATTCGGCACGATGAAAAAATATATGGCGTCAAGATATGAACGGCGTTTTTAACGGCAAATGACGTCAGACTCCGAAAAGCTGGAATTATATAGCGCCGCCGGGTTCCGGCGGCATGTGGCGTAGTGTCTGCACGGTATGTATTTGGGCATATCCGCCATCGGGGTTGTTGTGGTGTCAATTTATGATTTGGGATGCCGTTATTTTTTGTGGTGTGAGATAAAACTGCCGTGGAAGTATACGAAATATGATAATATATTTTGATAGGCGGTATCCCGTAAATATCAAAGATATAGCATTGCGGGTACAGTATATTTAATTTCACGCAGGCGGCGTGCATTATATTGACGAGGGTGTGTTGTGATGACTGGGCTTACTCCGAACGATAACGGGCATAAAAAGGAGCAGAATCTCTCCAGCTCCGTTTACGAGGCCATCAAGGACAAGATAATAAACGGCGATTTTATGCCGGGCAGCATTCTCATGGAGCGTTCGATCGCCGATGAGTTCGGCGTCAGCCGCACGCCGGTGCGCGAGGCGCTGAAGCGTCTTTCGCAGGAGGGCTGGGTGGACTGGGAGGAGCGCCGCCGCGCCGTCGTTTCCGAGATAACGATAGCAAAGATTCTCGAGCTTTTTACGCTGCGCGAGATGATAGAGCCCTTCGCGATCAGGAAGATCATCGAGGAGGGCAAACCACAGGTGCTCGCCGGGCAGCTGGCGGCGGTCTATAACGAGATGGAGGCCGCGAAGGATTCTCCGATCGATTTTATGAAGTACGATATGGAGTTTCACACAACGATAATCCAGTTTATGAATCTCTCGACGCTGAACCTGATGTGGCAGAAGATACGCGAAGATATGACGCGCCTCGTCATGCACTTGATATATCCGCGCCGCGAGCCCGATATCATCCTTGGGGAACACAAAGAACTTATCGATGCGCTCTGGAACTCCGACGTGAAAAAGGCCCTCGGTTGTATCGGCGGCCACTTCTCGGTGATCGTGGACCTCTTCAAACAGAACGGCGAGAGGCTCTGAAGCCTCCGCCCGCGAATCCGCGCCGAATATATAAAGACCGGCAGACTGAGGAATGTCTGCCGGTCTTTTTTATATATTCTCCCTGATCCGCCTCATGACCGCGTTGAAGTCGAAGGGCTCCTCGCCGCCGTCGAACATAGCGCCGTTTTCAAAGATAACGCAGGGGATGCCGAGCCTCCTGTTCTTTTTCGCGGCTGCCAGCGTCTCTTCGCCGTCGCGTATGACGACAAACTCCCATAGATGCTTCAGGGAGTCGGAGATATCCCTGTACTCGGTCTCTATTCCCTCTTCCCGGCAGCCGCCGAGGATCTTGACGGTCTTTGGACACTGCATACTGCCGTATACTGTGAGCATATTCGGTCACCTCTTATGGATTGTAGTATCTCTGATATGTATAATGATATATTTTATCATAATTGGCATTCTGTTATCAAACCTATATATTTTTTAAACTCAAGAGAAAAATAGGCGGGGTGAATTTTTCCCTATTTATAGAAGGTATATTTTGTTATTTCTAATACTTGAATGAAAAATATGACCTTTTTATTAGCTTTAAAAGAATTTTTGATGAGATAAAAATATATTGTTTTATATTTGGTATATTGACAGGACTTCCAATAGGCGGTATTGTATAGATGTTTCCGGTAATTAGATAACTTTTCCATTTAATGGAACTGAATAGTTGGCTATAACCGTACCCCAGGAGTGGGGCGGATAAAAAAAGGAGAGTGTAATAGATGAAAAAGTTTACAACACTTACCGTGGTATTATGTATCATGCTGTTTGCGGCGGCGGCGACGGCCGCTCCGAAAGAATTTGCCATTGCGAACGACTCCACGGATGACACCGTAACGGGACTCATGACGCAGAAACTTAAAGAGGTGCTTGAGGCGAAGTCAAAGGGAGCCTTTAAGGTTGCGGCGTTCCCGAACTCACAGCTTGGCTCCGACCGTGAGATTACCCAGAGCTGCCAGAACGGCGAGCTCGCCTTCGTGGTGCAGAACACCGCCCCGCAGGTCAATTTTGTGCCGAAGGCCGCCGTCTTTGATCTTCCGAACCTCTTCCTGAACAAAAAGGTGGCGCGCGCCGCGCTTGATAAGTTTCAGAAGGATATCGAACCCGAATACGCGAAGGCCGGGATCGTTATGCTCGGTTTCGGAGATCAGGGCTTCCGCGTACTCTCCTCGAACAAGGCGATCAACAAGATAGAGGACTTTAAAGGGCTCAAGCTCCGCACGATGGAGAATAAGTATCATGTCCAGTATTGGCAGTCGCTCGGCGCGAATCCCACGCCGCTCCCCTTCAGCGAGCTTTATCTCGCGCTGCAGCAGGGTACGGTGACCGGACAGGAAAATCCCTATGAGGTCATCGTCGCGACGAAGCTCTACGAGGTGCAGAAGTATGTGATAGATACAAACCACCTTTTCCATACGATCACGATCATCATGAGCAAAAACATCTATGACCAGCTCACGCCGGAGGAGCAGAAGCTTGTCCGCGACGCGGCGCGCGAGGTCATCGTCTGGGGCCGAGAGCAGGCCGATAAGCGCCACGCCGACCGAGTGGCTATCCTCAAGAAGAACAACGTTCAGATAATAGAGCTCAGCGAGAAGCTGCTGGGAGAGATGCAGGCGAAGTCAAAGCCCGTCTATGACAATATCAGCAAGGTGGTCGGGGCTGATCTTGTGAAAAAACTCCAGAACGCGGTGAAGGAAGCCTCAAAATAGGATTATCCCTCGCGGATAAAATTTGCCAGACCTGACAGGGGGCCGGAAGTCAGCTGATTTTTCGGCAAGCTTCCGGCTCTCTTTGGATCCGGCGCCGGAGAGAACGGACGGGAAAAGAACAAGGAGGAAATGGAATGCTCAAGTGGGTAAATGATCATTTGGAAGAGACGATAATGGCCATACTGCTCTTTCTCATCACGGCGATCATCTCATACTCGGTCATCATGCGCTACGTCTTCAATGATTCTCCCTCATGGGCCGAGGAGATCACAAGGTTTTTCTTTATATGGTCGGCTTTCATAAGCATCGGCCTATGCATCAAGCGCCAAAGCTCCATCCGCATCGGCATCCTGCTCACGGTGCTCTCGGAAAAAGCATGCAAGGTGCTGCTGATACTTGTAAACGTTTTTATAATCGCGGTTCTCGCCTATTGGCTTAAGGGAGCCGTAGGCGTGACAAAGACGCTCATCAATAACGGACAGACAAGCCCCGCGCTGCTCGTTCCCATGTGGATCATCTACGGATCGTCCGTCGTCGGCTTTGCTCTGGGGATCGTCAGGTGCGCGCAGCAGGTTTTTATAAACGCCGCCGAACTCAGGAACGTGAGGTAGGATAAGATGTTAGGATATGTATTTGCGGTATTTGCTATTTGCCTCGCCGTGACCGTCCCCATCGGCATCACGATGGGAATTTCGGCGATGGTCCCGCACTTTCTCAACCCGATGTTCCCCGCCAAGATCGAATTTATCGTCCGCCAGATGGTCGGCGGCGTTGACTCCACACCGTTTATCGCGGTCCCGCTCTTTGTCCTGTCGGGTATTATCATGGCCAGGGGCGGCGTCTCGGACAAGCTCTTCAATATGTTCTCCTACTTCGCGGGAGACAAGACGGGCGGCCTGCCCTGCGCGGTCGTCGTCACCTGCCTCTTTTACGGCGCGATATCGGGCTCCGGCCCCGCGACGGTCGCCGCGATCGGCGCGATGTCGATCCCGCTTCTCGTCAGCCTCGGATATGACAAGACCTTTGTGACGGCGCTCGTCGCCACCGCCGGCGGCCTTGGCGTCATCATCCCGCCGTCGATCCCCTTCATCCTTTACGGCCTCTCGTCGGGGGTGTCGGTGGGCGCGATGTTCATCGCCGGTATTCTTCCCGGGCTGCTCATCGGCTTCTGCCTTATGGCCTACGCCTGCTACTATTGCTGGAAGCATGGGGAAGACAAGGAAAAGCTCGCCGCGTACTGCTATGAGCTGCGTAAGAACGGCCTCTGGCATATCTTCTCCAAGAGCTTCTGGGCGCTCATGACCCCGGTCATCATCCTCGGAGGCATCTACGGCGGCGTGACGACCCCCACCGAGGCGGCCTGCGTCTCCGTGGTCTACGCCCTCATCGTCTGCTGCTTCGTCTATAAGACGATGACCTTCAAGGATGTCGTCTCGGCCTTTGTCGAGGCAGTGGTCACCTACGGTCCGATAACCTTCATCCTCGCCGGCGCGATGGCCTTCGGACGCGTCCTCACGATCATGCAGGCGCCGCAGACGATCGCGATGATGATCACCGGCCTCGTGAGCTCGAAGATAGGCATCCTTATTGTGATAAACCTCTTTCTGCTCGTCGTCGGCATGGTGATCGACACCTCGCCCGCGATCCTGATACTGACGCCGATTCTGCTGCCGCTTGTAAAGCAGATAGGCGTGGACCCCATCCACTTCGGCATCATCATGGTCGTCAACCTCGCGATCGGTTTCGTGACGCCGCCGATGGGCATCAACCTCTTCGTCGCCAGCTCGATGACGGGCATCTCGGTGGTGACGATCGCGAGAAAGGCGATTCCCTTCATCGTTGCCTTCTTCGTCTCGCTGCTGCTGATCACATTTATACCGGCGATAAGCCTTGCGCTACTCTAATATAAGGAGATGTAATCAAGATGGATAAACAGGAAATATTCAACAGCTCGGTAAATACGAAGTTTTTCGGCCTGCTTGGCAACCCGCTGGGGCAGAGCGCGGCCCCCTTCATGCACAACAGCGTCTACCAGAAGCTGGGGATCGACGCGCTCTATGTGCCGCTCGAGCTTTCAATGGACCAGCTCGAGCCGGTGGTGGCAAATCTTGAAAATTTTCACTACGCCGGTTCTGGCGTGACGATGCCCTTCAAGACGCAGGTGCATAAATACCTCGACGGACTGGCGGATTCGGCGCGCTTCACGGAGGTCGTCAACACGATAGTCTTCGAGGAGGGCAAAAAGATCGGCCACAACACGGACGGTACCGGTTTCGTCCTCTCGCTTCAAAAGCAGCTTGGGCTTGAGATCCCCGACCATAACTATCTCATTCTCGGGGCGGGCGGCGCGGGGACGGCGATTGCCTGCGCCCTCGCGATGGAGGGGGCAAAGGACATCAAGTCGCTCTGTATCGCGAAGGATTATTTCTGCGCCGAGACCCTCTTCGACCATGTCGACCGGCACTTCCCCTTCGTCTGCACCATCGGCGAGATGACGGAGAAGAGCATCGCGGCGGCGCTTGAAAGGTACGACGTGATAATCCACGCGACGAAGGTGGGAATGTACCCGAAGGTCGACGAGATACTCTTCGACCCTGACCTCCTTAAGCCGCACCACATAGTGGCCGACGTCGTCTACGTGCCGGTGGAGACGAAGTTGCTGCGCGAGGCCGCGGCCCGCGGCTGCCGGACCCTCTCAGGCCTCTGGATGAACACCTATCAGGCGGCGGAGCAGATGCGCCTCTGGCTCGGTATCGAGCCGCCGATGGAGTATATGTACAACCACAGCCTGGAATATCTGAAGGCGCAGGGGAAGGCGTGATAGAGAGATTGTCATAATAGGATTGTCTGAAAACAGAACCCTAAATTGACCGCGGTTGTCTGAAGGGTTGAATATAAGACTAAATCAACGTACTGCCGGAAAGCTGTGAATTAAACCTGAGAGAGATTTTGAATCGTCTCAGGTTTTTTTGTTTTATGACAAAATCCCGTCGCTTTGAAGAATCAGGCCGGGATTTTGTGCTGGATTTTTAGAATCTGAAGCTAAAACGGCGTCGTTCAGCGACGGTAGAAATATAATTTCAGTGACGAGCAGCTTCTTCTCTTCTCGTGGATTTTTACTTTCGCGTGGTTGTGACGTGGCGCGATTTTTCTTAACGCGCCGCTACCCCTTTTCCTTCTTCTTTCGCCAGGACAGCGATTCCTCCGCTGCCTTGAAGTTGTAGACGGGGATGCCCCGCCCTGTCACGCTGACGGTATCGCCGACGCAGTCTGTTATTGCGCTCACCGGCTTGTATGCCTGCGGACACTCGTCTATAGTTTCGATATTTGCCGTGCTCGTCCAGACATTGGCCATGGATTCCTGAAAATCCCGCAGGCTGCATCTCGCCCTCGCCTGCGCGCGTGACATGATCCGCCCGGCACCGTGGGGAGCGGAGAAGTTCCACTCGGAACAGCCTTTGCCGATACAGATGAGGCTTCCATCGCGCATGTTCATCGGTATAAGAAGTTTCTCCCCGGCTTTGGCGGAGACCGCCCCTTTGCGCAGGATCATATCTTCAAGGTCTATATAGTTGTGGATCGTCTCAAAGCTCTCTCCGGCAGACCATCCCATACCGCTTATGATTGCCTGCGCGATCTCCGACCGGTTCATCACCGCGAACCGCTGGATGATCTCCATATCATTCAGATAGTCTCCGTAGGCGTGTCCGCGCTCCCTATCCAGAAAGGCCAGGGTGCGCGCCTTGTAGTGCCTTGCCGCTTTATCCATCTGGCGGATCGTCTCGCCGATCATCTCCGGAACCGAGGCATCTTTTTTCTTTATCGCCTCAACAAGCTCGTTCCTGTCCGCAAAACCTGTGGCACACTCCTGTACGGCAAGCTGCTGATAGTGCTCGGCCGCCTGTTTGCCAAGGTTTCGCGAACCTGTGTGGACGACGAGCATAAAGCCGCCGTCATCTTTTTTCTCCACCTCTATGAAGTGGTTGCCGCCGCCAAGGGTGCCTATAGATTTCTGTGCCCTGTTTATATCAACGTTGTCACGGCAGCGCAGTTTGTCCAGTTCGGGGAGTTTTCGCCTCTCTTCATGGACGTCAAAGCCGCATGGCACCTTTGCGCGGATTACGGCGTCGAGTTTTTCCCAATCCATATCGCCCGTTACATCCACAGCGAGCATGCCGCAGCCGATGTCAACGCCGACGAGGTTTGGCACCAGCCGGTCTGTCACGGTCATTGTGGTGCCGATGGTGCAG from Cloacibacillus sp. harbors:
- a CDS encoding RtcB family protein, with the protein product MKIKGKFNTAIVFAEIVDDFAIGQITELCGQEAFAGAKIRIMPDVHAGAGCTIGTTMTVTDRLVPNLVGVDIGCGMLAVDVTGDMDWEKLDAVIRAKVPCGFDVHEERRKLPELDKLRCRDNVDINRAQKSIGTLGGGNHFIEVEKKDDGGFMLVVHTGSRNLGKQAAEHYQQLAVQECATGFADRNELVEAIKKKDASVPEMIGETIRQMDKAARHYKARTLAFLDRERGHAYGDYLNDMEIIQRFAVMNRSEIAQAIISGMGWSAGESFETIHNYIDLEDMILRKGAVSAKAGEKLLIPMNMRDGSLICIGKGCSEWNFSAPHGAGRIMSRAQARARCSLRDFQESMANVWTSTANIETIDECPQAYKPVSAITDCVGDTVSVTGRGIPVYNFKAAEESLSWRKKKEKG
- a CDS encoding GntR family transcriptional regulator; this encodes MELIRNESMRKQLYAFIKEKLNSGEIRRGETINQKEILETLGISKTPFRDCMIQLEAEGIVSIIPCKGVVVRDRPFEELIELNEIAGSLESSALEAAFYSIRDNALEGMTSIVNEVSSKLDNEDTSMCYAKNIDFHLLMINECPNQALKAAILKYRDLILDFPAKDLNINLKWERVFWREHKQMIDIIKDGDPKSLFDFSKYIHWGWENKEEYFDELYLVKFGTMKKYMASRYERRF
- the aroE gene encoding shikimate dehydrogenase, whose amino-acid sequence is MDKQEIFNSSVNTKFFGLLGNPLGQSAAPFMHNSVYQKLGIDALYVPLELSMDQLEPVVANLENFHYAGSGVTMPFKTQVHKYLDGLADSARFTEVVNTIVFEEGKKIGHNTDGTGFVLSLQKQLGLEIPDHNYLILGAGGAGTAIACALAMEGAKDIKSLCIAKDYFCAETLFDHVDRHFPFVCTIGEMTEKSIAAALERYDVIIHATKVGMYPKVDEILFDPDLLKPHHIVADVVYVPVETKLLREAAARGCRTLSGLWMNTYQAAEQMRLWLGIEPPMEYMYNHSLEYLKAQGKA
- a CDS encoding TRAP transporter substrate-binding protein; its protein translation is MKKFTTLTVVLCIMLFAAAATAAPKEFAIANDSTDDTVTGLMTQKLKEVLEAKSKGAFKVAAFPNSQLGSDREITQSCQNGELAFVVQNTAPQVNFVPKAAVFDLPNLFLNKKVARAALDKFQKDIEPEYAKAGIVMLGFGDQGFRVLSSNKAINKIEDFKGLKLRTMENKYHVQYWQSLGANPTPLPFSELYLALQQGTVTGQENPYEVIVATKLYEVQKYVIDTNHLFHTITIIMSKNIYDQLTPEEQKLVRDAAREVIVWGREQADKRHADRVAILKKNNVQIIELSEKLLGEMQAKSKPVYDNISKVVGADLVKKLQNAVKEASK
- a CDS encoding TRAP transporter small permease, producing MLKWVNDHLEETIMAILLFLITAIISYSVIMRYVFNDSPSWAEEITRFFFIWSAFISIGLCIKRQSSIRIGILLTVLSEKACKVLLILVNVFIIAVLAYWLKGAVGVTKTLINNGQTSPALLVPMWIIYGSSVVGFALGIVRCAQQVFINAAELRNVR
- a CDS encoding GntR family transcriptional regulator is translated as MTGLTPNDNGHKKEQNLSSSVYEAIKDKIINGDFMPGSILMERSIADEFGVSRTPVREALKRLSQEGWVDWEERRRAVVSEITIAKILELFTLREMIEPFAIRKIIEEGKPQVLAGQLAAVYNEMEAAKDSPIDFMKYDMEFHTTIIQFMNLSTLNLMWQKIREDMTRLVMHLIYPRREPDIILGEHKELIDALWNSDVKKALGCIGGHFSVIVDLFKQNGERL
- a CDS encoding TRAP transporter large permease subunit, giving the protein MLGYVFAVFAICLAVTVPIGITMGISAMVPHFLNPMFPAKIEFIVRQMVGGVDSTPFIAVPLFVLSGIIMARGGVSDKLFNMFSYFAGDKTGGLPCAVVVTCLFYGAISGSGPATVAAIGAMSIPLLVSLGYDKTFVTALVATAGGLGVIIPPSIPFILYGLSSGVSVGAMFIAGILPGLLIGFCLMAYACYYCWKHGEDKEKLAAYCYELRKNGLWHIFSKSFWALMTPVIILGGIYGGVTTPTEAACVSVVYALIVCCFVYKTMTFKDVVSAFVEAVVTYGPITFILAGAMAFGRVLTIMQAPQTIAMMITGLVSSKIGILIVINLFLLVVGMVIDTSPAILILTPILLPLVKQIGVDPIHFGIIMVVNLAIGFVTPPMGINLFVASSMTGISVVTIARKAIPFIVAFFVSLLLITFIPAISLALL